Proteins encoded in a region of the Zea mays cultivar B73 chromosome 2, Zm-B73-REFERENCE-NAM-5.0, whole genome shotgun sequence genome:
- the LOC103645928 gene encoding BAG family molecular chaperone regulator 1 isoform X2 — MAWVMHRSSSDGGSSSGWSDAAAAVVAAAEERAGWEVRPSGMVVQARDDAAGSGGAPPRPPPPPEIKVRVKYGGARHEVSVSPIATFGQLKKLLAPRTGLQPADQQLSYRGRARGNAEYLDACGVKNKSKVALAEDPASVERRYIERQRNATAESANRAIGAVALEVDKLADQVTSIEKSISRGNKVPEVQITTLIELLMRHAVKLESIPAAGDSSSQKNIQAKRVQKCVETLDVLKVSNARLQAVVVTTKWETFDAAATTTKWELFD, encoded by the exons ATGGCGTGGGTGATGCACCGGTCGAGCTCGGACGGCGGGTCGAGCAGCGGGTGGTCGGACGCCGCGGCGGCcgtggtggcggcggcggaggagcGGGCCGGGTGGGAGGTGCGGCCGAGCGGGATGGTCGTGCAGGCGCGGGACGACGCGGCGGGGTCCGGCGGCGCCCCGccgaggccgccgccgccgccggagatCAAGGTGCGCGTCAAGTACGGCGGCGCGCGGCACGAGGTGTCCGTGTCCCCCATTGCCACGTTCG ggcagctgaagaagctgctggcgCCGAGGACGGGGCTGCAGCCGGCGGACCAGCAGCTGAGCtaccggggcagggcgcggggcaacGCCGAGTACCTGGACGCATGCGGCGTCAAGAACAAGTCCAAGGTGGCGCTCGCCGAGGACCCCGCCAGCGTCGAGCGCCGCTACATCGAGCGCCAGAGGAACGCCACGGCCGAGAGCGCCAACCGCGCCATCGGCGCCGTCGCGCTCGAGGTGGACAAGCTCGCCGATCAG GTAACTAGCATCGAGAAATCGATTTCCAGAGGGAACAAGGTGCCGGAGGTGCAGATCACGACGCTGATCGAGCTGCTGATGCGGCACGCGGTGAAGCTGGAGAGCATACCTGCGGCCGGGGACTCCTCTTCGCAGAAGAACATTCAG GCGAAGCGGGTGCAGAAGTGCGTGGAGACGCTGGACGTGCTCAAGGTGTCCAACGCGCGGCTGCAGGCGGTGGTGGTGACGACCAAATGGGAGACGTTCGACGCGGCGGCCACCACGACGAAGTGGGAGCTCTTCGACTGA
- the LOC100274760 gene encoding uncharacterized protein LOC100274760 precursor, with protein MTTKAIIQLLFFALVFATFTAHGAWGEKGCYDEKERFKRECSTSYERPSKSCCDTVRSVDMACVRRTMTSEEETGLSVQKISFLSMACNNSVRVVGKKYGDIPKRPMWQSFSPPPPHRAHP; from the exons ATGACTACAAAAGCAATCATTCAGCTTCTGTTCTTTGCTTTGGTTTTTGCCACATTTACGGCGCATGGGGCTTGGGGAGAGAAGGGTTGCTACGATGAAAAAGAAAGGTTCAAGCGTGAATGCAGCACAAGCTATGAGCGTCCAAGTAAGTCTTGTTGCGACACTGTGCGGTCGGTCGACATGGCCTGTGTTCGCCGTACCATGACCTCCGAGGAGGAGACGGGATTAAGTGTTCAAAAGATCTCTTTTCTTTCAATGGCTTGCAACAACTCAGTGCGAGTCGTCGGGAAAAAATACGGAG ATATTCCTAAACGACCAATGTGGCAGTCAttctcgccgccgccgccacatAGGGCACATCCATGA
- the LOC103645928 gene encoding BAG family molecular chaperone regulator 1 isoform X1: protein MAWVMHRSSSDGGSSSGWSDAAAAVVAAAEERAGWEVRPSGMVVQARDDAAGSGGAPPRPPPPPEIKVRVKYGGARHEVSVSPIATFGQLKKLLAPRTGLQPADQQLSYRGRARGNAEYLDACGVKNKSKVALAEDPASVERRYIERQRNATAESANRAIGAVALEVDKLADQVTSIEKSISRGNKVPEVQITTLIELLMRHAVKLESIPAAGDSSSQKNIQTEACMRAGEAGAEVRGDAGRAQGVQRAAAGGGGDDQMGDVRRGGHHDEVGALRLRSVQCSRALQPRGYVYTCMVFYFLVSPGFIWCTLLNSRVVINHVR, encoded by the exons ATGGCGTGGGTGATGCACCGGTCGAGCTCGGACGGCGGGTCGAGCAGCGGGTGGTCGGACGCCGCGGCGGCcgtggtggcggcggcggaggagcGGGCCGGGTGGGAGGTGCGGCCGAGCGGGATGGTCGTGCAGGCGCGGGACGACGCGGCGGGGTCCGGCGGCGCCCCGccgaggccgccgccgccgccggagatCAAGGTGCGCGTCAAGTACGGCGGCGCGCGGCACGAGGTGTCCGTGTCCCCCATTGCCACGTTCG ggcagctgaagaagctgctggcgCCGAGGACGGGGCTGCAGCCGGCGGACCAGCAGCTGAGCtaccggggcagggcgcggggcaacGCCGAGTACCTGGACGCATGCGGCGTCAAGAACAAGTCCAAGGTGGCGCTCGCCGAGGACCCCGCCAGCGTCGAGCGCCGCTACATCGAGCGCCAGAGGAACGCCACGGCCGAGAGCGCCAACCGCGCCATCGGCGCCGTCGCGCTCGAGGTGGACAAGCTCGCCGATCAG GTAACTAGCATCGAGAAATCGATTTCCAGAGGGAACAAGGTGCCGGAGGTGCAGATCACGACGCTGATCGAGCTGCTGATGCGGCACGCGGTGAAGCTGGAGAGCATACCTGCGGCCGGGGACTCCTCTTCGCAGAAGAACATTCAG ACAGAGGCATGCATGCGTGCAGGCGAAGCGGGTGCAGAAGTGCGTGGAGACGCTGGACGTGCTCAAGGTGTCCAACGCGCGGCTGCAGGCGGTGGTGGTGACGACCAAATGGGAGACGTTCGACGCGGCGGCCACCACGACGAAGTGGGAGCTCTTCGACTGAGATCTGTGCAGTGCAGCAGGGCACTGCAGCCAAGAGGATACGTGTATACGTGCATGGTGTTTTATTTCCTTGTCTCTCCCGGTTTTATTTGGTGCACATTATTGAATTCGCGCGTTGTAATCAATCATGTACGGTGA
- the LOC103645927 gene encoding ABC transporter C family member 2: MGFDPLEWYCQPVKDGVWSHVVENAFGAYTPCGTDTLVVCISYLALFGVCFYRIWRTTRDYTVQRYKLRSPYYNYLLGLLVVYCIAEPLYRIITGTSIMNLDGQPGLAPFEIVSLIIESVAWCCMLVMILLETRIYINEFRWYIRFVVIYMMVGEAAMFNLVLSVRQYYSSSSIFYLYCSEIVCQFLFGILMVVYLPSLDPYPGYTPIRNEVLVDNTDYEPLPGGEQICPERHANIFARIFFSWMTPLMQQGFRRPITDKDIWKLDSWDETETLYSQFQKRWNDELQKPNPWLLRALHSSLWGRFWLGGFFKIGNDASQFVGPLVLNLLLESMQKGDPSWSGYIYAFSIFAGVSLGVLAEAQYFQNVMRVGFRLRSTLIAAVFRKSLRLTNDSRRKFASGRITNLISTDAESLQQVCQQLHSLWSAPFRIVISMVLLYAQLGPAALVGALMLVLLFPIQTVIISKMQKLTKEGLQRTDKRISLMNEVLAAMDTVKCYAWEQSFQSKVQDIRDDELSWFRRAQLLAALNSFILNSIPVVVTVVSFGVYSLLGGDLTPAKAFTSLSLFAVLRFPLFMLPNLITQVVNCKVSLKRLEDLLLAEERLLLPNPPIDPDLPAISIKNGYFSWESEAQRPTLSNVNLDVPVGSLVAIVGSTGEGKTSLISAMLGEIPPVSGSGTSVVIRGSVAYVPQVSWIFNATVRDNILFGSPFQPPRYEKAIDATSLRHDLDLLPGGDLTEIGERGVNISGGQKQRVSMARAVYSDSDVYIFDDPLSALDAHVGRQVFDKCIKGELQHKTRVLVTNQLHFLPYVDKILLIHDGVIKEEGTFDELSNSGELFKKLMENAGKMEEQVEEDESKPKDVAKQTVNGDVTIADEGSQKSQDSSSKTKPGKSVLIKQEERETGVVSARVLSRYKNALGGIWVVSILFFCYALTEVLRISSSTWLSIWTDEGSLKIHGSGYYNLIYGILSFGQVLVTLSNSYWLIISSLRAAKRLHDAMLRSILRAPMVFFHTNPLGRIINRFSKDMGDIDRNVAVFVNMFMAQISQLLSTFVLIGFVSTMSLWAIMPLLILFYAAYLYYQATSREVKRLDSITRSPVYAQFSEALNGLSTIRAYKAYDRMANINGRSMDNNIRFTLVNMGANRWLAIRLETLGGIMIWFTATFAVMQNQRAENQKAFASTMGLLLTYTLNITNLLTAVLRLASLAENSLNAVERVGTYIELPSEAPPVIEDHRPPPGWPSSGVIKFEDVVLRYRPELPPVLHGISFVINGSEKVGIVGRTGAGKSSMLNALFRIVELERGRILIDDCDTSKFGIWDLRKVLGIIPQAPVLFSGSVRFNLDPFNEHNDADLWEALERAHLKDVIRRNSLGLDAEVSEAGENFSVGQRQLLSLARALLRRAKILVLDEATAAVDVRTDALIQKTIREEFKSCTMLIIAHRLNTVIDCDRLLILSSGQVLEFDSPENLLSNEGSAFSKMVQSTGPSNAEYLKSLVFASGEERSRREEIKLQDIQRRWVASNRWAEAAQFALARSLTSSHSDLLALEAAEGNNILRRTKDAVITLQSVLEGKHNTEIDESLTQYQVPADRWWSSLYKVIEGLATMSRLGRNRLQQPSYNFENNNSIDWDQM, translated from the exons ATGGGGTTCGACCCACTGGAGTGGTACTGCCAGCCGGTCAAGGATGGTGTGTGGTCGCATGTGGTTGAGAATGCGTTCGGCGCCTACACTCCATGTGGCACTGACACCCTTGTAGTCTGCATCTCATACCTCGCACTCTTTGGAGTTTGCTTCTATCGTATATGGAGGACGACGAGGGACTACACAGTGCAGCGGTACAAGTTACGTTCACCATACTACAACTACCTGCTTGGACTGCTCGTGGTGTACTGCATAGCAGAGCCGCTTTATCGGATCATCACTGGTACCTCCATCATGAACTTGGATGGGCAGCCTGGCCTTGCTCCATTTGAG ATTGTCTCATTGATCATTGAGTCTGTTGCTTGGTGCTGTATGCTTGTAATGATTCTGCTTGAAACAAGAATTTACATCAATGAGTTCAGATGGTACATCCGATTTGTGGTTATTTACATGATGGTTGGCGAAGCTGCTATGTTCAATCTTGTGCTCTCTGTGAGGCAGTACTACAGTTCAAG TTCAATCTTTTACCTATACTGCAGTGAGATTGTATGCCAG TTCTTGTTTGGAATTCTCATGGTGGTTTATCTGCCTAGCTTGGATCCATATCCGGGTTATACCCCGATCAGGAATGAAGTGTTGGTTGATAATACTGATTATGAACCTCTTCCCGGCGGTGAGCAGATTTGCCCTGAGAGACATGCCAACATATTTGCCA GAATATTCTTTTCATGGATGACTCCTTTAATGCAACAAGGATTTAGAAGGCCCATTACAGATAAGGATATCTGGAAATTGGATAGCTGGGATGAGACTGAAACTTTGTATAGCCA GTTCCAGAAACGCTGGAATGATGAGCTTCAAAAACCAAACCCTTGGCTGTTACGAGCTCTTCATAGTAGTCTTTGGGGAAG GTTCTGGCTGGGTGGATTTTTCAAG ATTGGCAATGATGCTTCTCAATTTGTTGGTCCACTTGTATTGAACCTGTTGTTAGAG TCTATGCAAAAAGGTGATCCATCTTGGAGCGGGTACATCTATGCTTTCTCAATCTTTGCAGGAGTG TCACTTGGGGTTCTTGCTGAGGCACAGTACTTTCAGAACGTCATGCGTGTGGGTTTCAGGTTGAGGTCCACATTG ATTGCAGCTGTTTTCCGCAAATCTTTGCGACTAACTAATGATAGTCGTAGAAAGTTTGCTTCTGGGAGGATTACCAATTTGATTTCAACTGATGCGGAGTCCCTTCAG CAAGTGTGCCAGCAGCTTCACAGCCTATGGTCTGCTCCTTTCCGCATTGTTATTTCCATGGTCCTTCTATATGCACAGCTTGGTCCTGCAGCATTAGTCGGTGCACTCATGCTGGTTCTTTTGTTTCCAATTCAG ACTGTAATCATCAGCAAAATGCAAAAACTTACTAAAGAGGGGTTGCAAAGGACCGACAAGCGAATCAGTCTCATGAATGAAGTATTAGCTGCTATGGATACAGTCAA GTGCTATGCTTGGGAGCAAAGTTTCCAGTCAAAAGTGCAGGACATCCGTGATGATGAACTTTCTTGGTTCCGCAGGGCTCAGTTGCTTGCTGCG CTGAATAGCTTTATCCTGAACAGTATACCGGTCGTTGTCACTGTTGTTTCATTTGGTGTATATTCTCTACTGGGAGGTGATTTGACACCAGCAAAGGCGTTTACTTCTCTTTCATTATTTGCAGTCTTAAGGTTTCCACTTTTCATGCTCCCGAATCTGATAACTCAG GTGGTTAATTGTAAGGTGTCATTGAAGCGTCTGGAAGATCTCCTGTTGGCTGAAGAGAGATTACTTCTGCCAAATCCACCTATTGATCCTGATCTTCCAGCCATTTCTATCAAGAATGGGTATTTTTCATGGGAATCAGAG GCTCAGAGACCAACTTTATCAAATGTCAATCTGGATGTACCTGTTGGAAGTTTAGTTGCAATAGTAGGAAGCACTGGTGAGGGTAAAACTTCTCTCATATCTGCAATGCTTGGAGAAATACCACCAGTATCTGGATCAGGTACCTCAGTGGTCATTCGTGGATCGGTGGCTTACGTTCCTCAAGTTTCCTGGATCTTCAATGCTACT GTACGTGACAATATTTTGTTTGGGTCTCCCTTTCAACCCCCACGATACGAGAAAGCAATTGATGCCACTTCATTGCGGCATGACCTTGACCTACTCCCA GGAGGCGATCTGACAGAGATTGGTGAAAGAGGAGTTAATATTAGTGGAGGGCAGAAGCAAAGAGTTTCAATGGCAAGAGCTGTGTATTCTGATTCAGATGTGTACATATTTGATGATCCACTCAGTGCATTAGATGCCCATGTTGGCCGGCAG GTATTTGATAAATGTATCAAAGGCGAACTGCAGCATAAAACCCGGGTTCTTGTTACCAATCAgctgcattttctgccatatgTCGATAAAATACTGCTAATTCATGATGGTGTAATTAAAGAGGAGGGTACTTTTGATGAACTTAGCAACAGTGGGGAGCTCTTCAAGAAGCTCATGGAAAATGCTGGAAAAATGGAGGAACAGGTGGAAGAGGATGAAAGTAAACCAAAGGATGTTGCAAAACAAACTGTGAACGGTGATGTTACAATAGCTGATGAAGGTTCACAGAAGAGCCAGGATAGTTCTAGTAAAACAAAACCAGGAAAATCTGTCCTTATTAAGCAAGAGGAAAGGGAAACTGGGGTTGTCAGTGCGAGGGTCCTTTCACG TTACAAAAATGCACTGGGAGGGATATGGGTGGTGTCCATACTCTTCTTTTGCTATGCACTGACTGAAGTTCTTCGCATTTCAAGTAGCACATGGTTGAGCATTTGGACTGATGAGGGTTCTCTGAAAATTCATGGCTCTGGTTATTATAATTTGATCTATGGAATTCTTTCCTTTGGGCAG GTTCTAGTCACACTCTCAAATTCATACTGGTTGATTATATCAAGTCTTCGGGCAGCCAAAAGgcttcatgatgccatgctccgaTCAATATTGAGAGCTCCCATGGTATTTTTTCATACAAACCCACTTGGACGGATCATCAACAGATTTTCGAAGGATATGGGTGACATTGACCGAAATGTCGCTGTATTTGTCAATATGTTTATGGCACAAATATCTCAGTTGCTCTCAACTTTCGTTCTCATCGGCTTTGTCAGCACCATGTCTCTTTGGGCTATCATGCCACTCCTGATTTTGTTTTATGCAGCTTACCTCTATTACCAG GCAACATCTCGCGAGGTGAAGCGTCTGGATTCCATTACCAGGTCTCCTGTGTATGCTCAGTTTTCAGAGGCTTTGAATGGTCTGTCCACaatccgtgcctataaagcctatgATAGAATGGCAAATATCAATGGGAGATCAATGGACAACAACATTAGGTTCACACTTGTGAACATGGGTGCAAATAGGTGGCTAGCTATTCGTCTGGAGACATTGGGTGGCATCATGATATGGTTTACAGCAACATTTGCTGTTATGCAAAATCAACGAGCAGAGAATCAGAAGGCCTTTGCTTCTACAATGGGTCTTCTTCTTACTTACACTCTCAATATTACCAATTTACTCACAGCTGTTCTTCGTCTTGCTAGTCTTGCTGAAAATAGTTTAAATGCTGTTGAACGGGTCGGAACATACATTGAGTTACCTTCGGAAGCTCCTCCTGTCATTGAGGATCATAGGCCACCCCCTGGTTGGCCATCATCAGGTGTCATCAAGTTTGAAGACGTTGTGCTTCGATATCGACCAGAACTTCCTCCTGTTCTTCATGGCATATCTTTTGTTATTAATGGAAGTGAGAAGGTAGGAATAGTTGGCAGAACAGGTGCTGGCAAATCTAGCATGCTTAATGCTTTGTTCCGTATCGTGGAGCTTGAACGAGGGAGAATATTAATTGATGATTGTGACACTTCTAAGTTTGGAATTTGGGACTTGCGCAAAGTTCTAGGAATAATACCACAGGCACCAGTTCTATTCTCAG GTTCTGTTCGGTTTAATCTGGATCCCTTTAATGAGCACAATGATGCGGACCTCTGGGAGGCTCTGGAAAGGGCTCATCTAAAAGATGTTATAAGGAGGAATTCTTTAGGATTGGATGCTGAG GTTTCTGAAGCTGGTGAAAATTTCAGTGTTGGACAACGACAGCTGTTGAGCTTAGCTCGTGCGCTGCTGAGAAGAGCAAAGATACTTGTCCTTGATGAGGCAACAGCAGCAGTTGACGTGCGGACTGATGCTCTTATTCAGAAAACAATCCGAGAAGAATTCAAGAGTTGCACAATGCTCATAATTGCCCACCGTTTGAACACGGTCATTGACTGTGACAGGTTGCTTATTCTAAGTTCTGGGCAG GTTCTGGAATTCGACTCTCCTGAGAATCTTCTAAGCAACGAGGGGAGTGCTTTCTCCAAGATGGTGCAAAGTACAGGACCTAGCAACGCAGAATACCTCAAG AGTCTTGTATTTGCAAGTGGAGAAGAGAGGTCCCGGAGGGAAGAAATCAAGCTGCAAGATATCCAAAGGAGATGGGTTGCATCTAACCGATGGGCTGAAGCTGCCCAGTTTGCGCTTGCTAGAAGCctcacatcatcacatagtgACCTCCTTGCATTAGAAGCTGCCGAGGGAAATAATATTCTGAGGAGAACAAAGGATGCTGTAATCACTCTGCAAAGCGTACTGGAAGGGAAGCACAATACTGAAATCGATGAATCTCTAACTCAGTATCAGGTCCCAGCTGATCGATGGTGGTCTTCACTTTACAAAGTGATCGAAG GCCTCGCCACAATGAGCAGATTGGGCCGCAACCGTCTGCAGCAACCTTCTTATAATTTTGAGAACAACAATTCTATTGACTGGGACCAAATGTAG